TCCACCATTTggcaataataatataaaaaggaAACAGAGAGATTCATAGCAACCATCTAGCATTTATAAAAACAGAATCATGCACAAAACAAATGTTAAATAATTGAAACAACTATTTAGAAAAACATTGAAACAAACAATTGACATGCAATGACGGATTCCAACAACATGCTCAACATGcaagaagttgaatcttgatcTTCTGCAGCATTTCTACAACATCTTCCATGTTAGTCCTTCTTGCTGGAGATTCAGCACAACAATCTAATGCTACTTTCAGGATTGATGCCACAACATCTATCTCCTTCTGTAATACTTTAGCCATTGGTGTGGCCAAGTTTGCATCTACGACGTCCATTACAGAATCTGGAAGTGAATAACTCACCCATTGCGCCAAGCTAAGATCTCCTTCAAACTCATTAGGCTTTCTCCTAGTAAACTTTTCCAGCAACATGACCCCATAACTATAGACATCACACTTTGTTGACACTAGTCCTTCCAGTCCATCCTCTACAGTTGAACAGCTCGTTTAAATATGCAATATACTTTCTAGGTGGGAAAAAAAGAACGGAATAATCAACAAAACTAAGAGACGTACCTGGCGCTATATACCCCAAAGTTGCTAATGTTTTAGTGTACAAATCACCCTGATCTTCACCAAGCAGTTTTGAAATGCCAAAGTCGCTGAGGTGGGCAACCATAGTCTCATCCAGCAAGGCGTTACTAGGTTTCAGATCACAGTGGATCACAGGCGACGAGCATCCATGGCGAAGATATTCCAAAGca
The sequence above is drawn from the Capsicum annuum cultivar UCD-10X-F1 unplaced genomic scaffold, UCD10Xv1.1 ctg22968, whole genome shotgun sequence genome and encodes:
- the LOC124890704 gene encoding probable LRR receptor-like serine/threonine-protein kinase At3g47570, yielding MPNGSLEKYLYSHNYFLNTRQILSIMIDVACALEYLRHGCSSPVIHCDLKPSNALLDETMVAHLSDFGISKLLGEDQGDLYTKTLATLGYIAPEDGLEGLVSTKCDVYSYGVMLLEKFTRRKPNEFEGDLSLAQWVSYSLPDSVMDVVDANLATPMAKVLQKEIDVVASILKVALDCCAESPARRTNMEDVVEMLQKIKIQLLAC